A single genomic interval of Macadamia integrifolia cultivar HAES 741 unplaced genomic scaffold, SCU_Mint_v3 scaffold90, whole genome shotgun sequence harbors:
- the LOC122070368 gene encoding UDP-N-acetylglucosamine 1-carboxyvinyltransferase-like isoform X3: MANSSFRVWWLSPKMISGRHLAHPSLGVRVEASNGEVTVDTDGIRSVEPCPESVRQTRGGFFVVGPLLARFGEAVVALPGGCDIGTRPIDLYIRGLQALGAVVELRDGKVCAFAVNGKRLVGGKFHLDYPSVGATETLMMAASMADGVTTLCNVAQEPEVVDLAWFLNKSGACVEGEGSDTLVIKGRNQLHGPEFTIIPDRIEAGTFMVAAAITRSCVSMSPVIPFHLSCVIDKLSAAGCKIIETTQNTLEISALPGDIARDIRGVHVKTGPFPQFPTDLQPQIMALLMTRNGSSIVEESVFDKRMGHVRELQKLGGRIQVCGNTAFIKGQDHGSALYGTTVCATNLRGGAALILAGMAAEGITKIDGVAHIDRGYQNLDMKLCSLGANIRRLISLPVCQA, translated from the exons ATGGCGAATAGcagctttagggtttggtggctTTCCCCGAAAATGATCTCCGGCAGACATTTGGCACATCCG TCATTGGGTGTTCGAGTCGAGGCATCTAATGGGGAAGTGACCGTGGACACTGACGGAATTCGCTCTGTTGAACCATGCCCGGAATCAGTCAGACAGACTCGGGGAGGATTTTTTGTCGTTGGTCCTTTGCTTGCTCGGTTTGGTGAGGCAGTGGTGGCACTTCCCGGAGGATGTGATATTGGTACTCGTCCTATTGACCTATACATTCGAGGGCTTCAAGCACTCGGTGCAGTTGTTGAATTGAG GGATGGAAAAGTCTGTGCATTTGCTGTGAATGGCAAACGACTTGTTGGAGGGAAGTTCCATCTTGATTATCCCAGTGTTGGGGCAACTGAAACTCTCATGATGGCAGCTTCCATGGCTGATGGAGTGACTACGCTTTGCAATGTAGCCCAA GAGCCAGAGGTTGTTGACCTTGCTTGGTTTCTAAATAAGAGTGGGGCCTGTGTGGAAGGAGAAGGAAGTGATACGCTGGTTATCAAGGGAAGGAATCAATTGCATGGTCCTGAATTCACCATAATACCAGACCGAATTGAGGCAGGTACATTTATGGTTGCTGCAGCCATTACACGTTCATGTGTCTCGATGTCACCTGTCATACCTTTCCACTTATCTTGTGTGATAGATAAGCTTTCAGCAGCTGGTTGCAAAATCATAGAAACCACACAAAACACCTTGGAG ATCTCTGCCTTGCCTGGGGATATTGCAAGAGATATTCGAGGTGTTCATGTTAAAACAGGCCCATTTCCTCAGTTTCCTACTGATCTGCAACCTCAAATAATGGCACTGCTTATGACACGTAATGGATCAAGTATTGTTGAGGAATCTGTTTTTGACAAGCGTATGGGCCATG TGAGAGAGCTACAGAAACTTGGAGGTAGAATTCAAGTTTGTGGAAACACTGCATTCATAAAAGGGCAAGATCACGGAAG TGCATTGTATGGTACTACTGTTTGTGCAACCAATTTAAGAGGCGGGGCTGCACTTATTTTAGCCGGAATGGCAGCAGAAGGAATTACAAAAATTGATGGTGTAGCTCACATTGATCGGGGTTATCAGAATCTAGATATGAAGCTTTGTTCCCTAGGAGCTAATATTAGAAGACTTATCAGTCTCCCTGTTTGTCAAGCATAA
- the LOC122070368 gene encoding UDP-N-acetylglucosamine 1-carboxyvinyltransferase-like isoform X1: MCESMTLFFNAQSHHFEPNLRKPFLCSVKRTHFSQLCQPSTENLPPDHGLILVGGSKLSGHVNISGSKNSALAILAGTLCCSKTSKLHNIPDISDTREMFSILQSLGVRVEASNGEVTVDTDGIRSVEPCPESVRQTRGGFFVVGPLLARFGEAVVALPGGCDIGTRPIDLYIRGLQALGAVVELRDGKVCAFAVNGKRLVGGKFHLDYPSVGATETLMMAASMADGVTTLCNVAQEPEVVDLAWFLNKSGACVEGEGSDTLVIKGRNQLHGPEFTIIPDRIEAGTFMVAAAITRSCVSMSPVIPFHLSCVIDKLSAAGCKIIETTQNTLEISALPGDIARDIRGVHVKTGPFPQFPTDLQPQIMALLMTRNGSSIVEESVFDKRMGHVRELQKLGGRIQVCGNTAFIKGQDHGSALYGTTVCATNLRGGAALILAGMAAEGITKIDGVAHIDRGYQNLDMKLCSLGANIRRLISLPVCQA; the protein is encoded by the exons ATGTGTGAATCCATGACTTTGTTCTTCAATGCCCAAAGTCATCATTTTGAACCTAATCTTCGAAAACCCTTTCTTTGTTCTGTTAAAAGGACACATTTCTCCCAACTTTGCCAACCCTCAACTGAAAATTTACCTCCAGATCACGGACTTATACTTGTTGGTGGATCTAAACTCTCTGGTCATGTTAACATTAGTGGCTCCAAAAACTCGGCATTGGCAATCCTTGCAGGGACACTCTGTTGTTCCAAAACTTCAAAGCTTCATAACATACCGGACATATCCGATACTAGAGAAATGTTTTCAATTCTGCAGTCATTGGGTGTTCGAGTCGAGGCATCTAATGGGGAAGTGACCGTGGACACTGACGGAATTCGCTCTGTTGAACCATGCCCGGAATCAGTCAGACAGACTCGGGGAGGATTTTTTGTCGTTGGTCCTTTGCTTGCTCGGTTTGGTGAGGCAGTGGTGGCACTTCCCGGAGGATGTGATATTGGTACTCGTCCTATTGACCTATACATTCGAGGGCTTCAAGCACTCGGTGCAGTTGTTGAATTGAG GGATGGAAAAGTCTGTGCATTTGCTGTGAATGGCAAACGACTTGTTGGAGGGAAGTTCCATCTTGATTATCCCAGTGTTGGGGCAACTGAAACTCTCATGATGGCAGCTTCCATGGCTGATGGAGTGACTACGCTTTGCAATGTAGCCCAA GAGCCAGAGGTTGTTGACCTTGCTTGGTTTCTAAATAAGAGTGGGGCCTGTGTGGAAGGAGAAGGAAGTGATACGCTGGTTATCAAGGGAAGGAATCAATTGCATGGTCCTGAATTCACCATAATACCAGACCGAATTGAGGCAGGTACATTTATGGTTGCTGCAGCCATTACACGTTCATGTGTCTCGATGTCACCTGTCATACCTTTCCACTTATCTTGTGTGATAGATAAGCTTTCAGCAGCTGGTTGCAAAATCATAGAAACCACACAAAACACCTTGGAG ATCTCTGCCTTGCCTGGGGATATTGCAAGAGATATTCGAGGTGTTCATGTTAAAACAGGCCCATTTCCTCAGTTTCCTACTGATCTGCAACCTCAAATAATGGCACTGCTTATGACACGTAATGGATCAAGTATTGTTGAGGAATCTGTTTTTGACAAGCGTATGGGCCATG TGAGAGAGCTACAGAAACTTGGAGGTAGAATTCAAGTTTGTGGAAACACTGCATTCATAAAAGGGCAAGATCACGGAAG TGCATTGTATGGTACTACTGTTTGTGCAACCAATTTAAGAGGCGGGGCTGCACTTATTTTAGCCGGAATGGCAGCAGAAGGAATTACAAAAATTGATGGTGTAGCTCACATTGATCGGGGTTATCAGAATCTAGATATGAAGCTTTGTTCCCTAGGAGCTAATATTAGAAGACTTATCAGTCTCCCTGTTTGTCAAGCATAA
- the LOC122070368 gene encoding UDP-N-acetylglucosamine 1-carboxyvinyltransferase-like isoform X2 has translation MCESMTLFFNAQSHHFEPNLRKPFLCSVKRTHFSQLCQPSTENLPPDHGLILVGGSKLSGHVNISGSKNSALAILAGTLCCSKTSKLHNIPDISDTREMFSILQSLGVRVEASNGEVTVDTDGIRSVEPCPESVRQTRGGFFVVGPLLARFGEAVVALPGGCDIGTRPIDLYIRGLQALGAVVELRDGKVCAFAVNGKRLVGGKFHLDYPSVGATETLMMAASMADGVTTLCNVAQEPEVVDLAWFLNKSGACVEGEGSDTLVIKGRNQLHGPEFTIIPDRIEADKLSAAGCKIIETTQNTLEISALPGDIARDIRGVHVKTGPFPQFPTDLQPQIMALLMTRNGSSIVEESVFDKRMGHVRELQKLGGRIQVCGNTAFIKGQDHGSALYGTTVCATNLRGGAALILAGMAAEGITKIDGVAHIDRGYQNLDMKLCSLGANIRRLISLPVCQA, from the exons ATGTGTGAATCCATGACTTTGTTCTTCAATGCCCAAAGTCATCATTTTGAACCTAATCTTCGAAAACCCTTTCTTTGTTCTGTTAAAAGGACACATTTCTCCCAACTTTGCCAACCCTCAACTGAAAATTTACCTCCAGATCACGGACTTATACTTGTTGGTGGATCTAAACTCTCTGGTCATGTTAACATTAGTGGCTCCAAAAACTCGGCATTGGCAATCCTTGCAGGGACACTCTGTTGTTCCAAAACTTCAAAGCTTCATAACATACCGGACATATCCGATACTAGAGAAATGTTTTCAATTCTGCAGTCATTGGGTGTTCGAGTCGAGGCATCTAATGGGGAAGTGACCGTGGACACTGACGGAATTCGCTCTGTTGAACCATGCCCGGAATCAGTCAGACAGACTCGGGGAGGATTTTTTGTCGTTGGTCCTTTGCTTGCTCGGTTTGGTGAGGCAGTGGTGGCACTTCCCGGAGGATGTGATATTGGTACTCGTCCTATTGACCTATACATTCGAGGGCTTCAAGCACTCGGTGCAGTTGTTGAATTGAG GGATGGAAAAGTCTGTGCATTTGCTGTGAATGGCAAACGACTTGTTGGAGGGAAGTTCCATCTTGATTATCCCAGTGTTGGGGCAACTGAAACTCTCATGATGGCAGCTTCCATGGCTGATGGAGTGACTACGCTTTGCAATGTAGCCCAA GAGCCAGAGGTTGTTGACCTTGCTTGGTTTCTAAATAAGAGTGGGGCCTGTGTGGAAGGAGAAGGAAGTGATACGCTGGTTATCAAGGGAAGGAATCAATTGCATGGTCCTGAATTCACCATAATACCAGACCGAATTGAGGCAG ATAAGCTTTCAGCAGCTGGTTGCAAAATCATAGAAACCACACAAAACACCTTGGAG ATCTCTGCCTTGCCTGGGGATATTGCAAGAGATATTCGAGGTGTTCATGTTAAAACAGGCCCATTTCCTCAGTTTCCTACTGATCTGCAACCTCAAATAATGGCACTGCTTATGACACGTAATGGATCAAGTATTGTTGAGGAATCTGTTTTTGACAAGCGTATGGGCCATG TGAGAGAGCTACAGAAACTTGGAGGTAGAATTCAAGTTTGTGGAAACACTGCATTCATAAAAGGGCAAGATCACGGAAG TGCATTGTATGGTACTACTGTTTGTGCAACCAATTTAAGAGGCGGGGCTGCACTTATTTTAGCCGGAATGGCAGCAGAAGGAATTACAAAAATTGATGGTGTAGCTCACATTGATCGGGGTTATCAGAATCTAGATATGAAGCTTTGTTCCCTAGGAGCTAATATTAGAAGACTTATCAGTCTCCCTGTTTGTCAAGCATAA